A single Neospora caninum Liverpool complete genome, chromosome VIIb DNA region contains:
- a CDS encoding SPRY domain-containing protein, related: MERGAKREGRGEDGADEERDGKRRRSATSSLSSRDHHAPPPSAAVHVPSKRLLLRQVQPTSRSFLQCTVAGESPETSAACVLPPFASSACVASPASASSVSSSPASSLSLAARRQHGGAGAGVPGRERRREKKRERGKGAKERLETDGDGSNLRAEARRLGLSLRNEFAEHTFDPRYSSNVRLSPDRLSATGNKNWGTSLARCCCRQGSWYFEVTIGTSPSLRVSSFSRETGSVAGAEGDEKEEEAHLSHPPGLRSKIEAFASSPAGGRDGPDDEDEQENSVPRERRKRERANGETEAPDRREAEEEEFSTQHAAKHSSRQKRKAEKDEKKAKAGGEPLAFPVAGWGPCRTLKNVREDHPESFLSDGVDSVAPCVRVGWGSRLSSFLAPIGANRFGYALSSFSPHTRPGCRDTADGAGFSPRGKSPLFVIQAGKRRALRRGFPLPASGDAHVSLLSREVKDGEGETERNAGCENEDAVARFRGGENARLPLSAERTTDGDRDTTRDRACTTACRSEGREKKRHRNASGEEEDRGNEETLEEGKATGSEEGQKKETAPSWEEVQDRLQEGDVVGCYIHLPGEEPPAILDDPRGLAQLWTFLQQGLLCDVTNDSTLPRAVPYPNSFISFSVNGLLFPRCFHDVCTAEFHPAVSLFNGASAALNLGPNFQFLSPAERRVFRPACEMGVSMYPLKVDLVKFWLLSSQSEIVVDQEYQCTYRRQRTLAEVDGDWDRARTFARMAATSGRLEFSTREERREEKTEARREEGKEEKKQTEVNGEQALATTVDVEIANDATRRHVADGLGRVTSHAETERQPREGNAGDRNASRAHADASRVSASIAPSSDDVSSPISLSFQSSNAASAPSSPSLASPPSTLSSPSGLLSS, encoded by the exons atggagagaggcgccaagagagaggggagaggcgaggacggagcCGACGAGGAACGCGATGGGAAGCGTCGGCGCAGTGCCACCTCGAGTTTGTCTTCTCGTGACCACCACGCTCCCCCTCCATCAGCCGCAGTTCATGTCCCGAGCAAAcgacttcttcttcgccaagTTCAGCCAACTTCGCGTTCGTTTCTGCAGTGCACAGTCGCAGGCGAGTCTCCGGAGACAAGCGCTGCGTGCGTGCTGCCGCCCTTCGCGTCGAGTGCATGCGttgcctcgcccgcctcggcttcttcggtttcctcctcgcccgcctcgagTCTGTCTCTTGCAGCGCGTCGCCAGCACGGCGGAGCCGGGGCCGGGGTTCCaggcagggagaggaggcgcgagaagaagcgcgagcgcgggaagggtgcaaaagagagactcgAGACCGACGGCGATGGATCGAACCTGCGCGCGgaagcgcggcgcctcggtctctctctgcgaaaCGAATTCGCCGAACATACCTTCGACCCTCGGTACTCCTCGaacgtgcgtctctcccccgACAGGCTCAGCGCAACAG GGAACAAGAACTGGGGCACGAGCCTCGCTCGATGTTGCTGTCGACAAGGGTCATGGTACTTCGAAGTCACCATTGGAacctccccctctctccgtgtttcttccttctctcgcgagacCGGTTCCGTGGCAGGAGCCGAgggggacgagaaggaagaggaagcgcaTCTGTCTCACCCGCCTGGCCTTCGCTCTAAAATCGAGgccttcgcgtcctctccagcGGGAGGGCGCGACGGGcccgacgacgaagacgaacaagAGAATTCAGTTCCTCGAGAACGCCGGAAACGTGAGAGagcaaacggagagacggaagcacCAGACagacgcgaagcggaagaggaagagttTTCCACGCAGCATGCCGCGAAGCACTCTAGCCgccaaaagagaaaggccgagaaggacgagaagaaagcgaaagctGGAGGCGaacctctcgcgtttcccgtcgccGGATGGGGGCCTTGTCGAACGCTAAAGAACGTTCGCGAA GACCATCCCGAGAGTTTCTTGTCGGACGGCGTGGACAGCGTCGCTCCCTGCGTGCGCGTCGGCTGGGgatcgcgtctctcgagtttCCTCGCGCCGATCGGAGCGAATCGTTTCGGCTacgctctctcctccttttcgccgCACACCCGCCCGGGCTGTCGCGACACCGCAGACGGCGCGGGCTTCTCGCCGCGAGGAAAGAGTCCTCTCTTTGTCATCCAGGCGGGAAAGCGGAGGGCCCTCAGGCGAGGGTTTCCCCTTCCGGCTTCCGGAGACGCCCACGTCAGTTTGCTGTCGAGAGAGGTGAaggacggggaaggcgaaacagagagaaacgcgggctgcgaaaacgaggacgcAGTCGCGCGCTTTCGTGGGGGTGAGAACGcccgcctccctctctcagCCGAAAGGACgaccgacggagacagggacacaACCAGGGACAGGGCATGCACCACCGCATGCCGGAGCGaagggcgcgagaagaaaaggcaccGGAAcgcgagcggagaggaagaagacagagggaacgaagagacactggaggagggaaaagcgacgggaagcgaggaaggacaaaaaaaagagacagcgccgtCGTGGGAAGAAGTGCAAGACAGACTCCAGGAAGGAGACGTTGTGGGATGTTACATTCATCTGCCTGGGGAAGAGCCGCCGGCTATCCTCGATGATCCTCGAGGCCTCGCACAGCTGTGGACGTTTCTCCAGCAAG GTTTGCTGTGCGACGTGACCAATGACTCGACGCTGCCGCGCGCGGTGCCCTACCCGAACTCGTTCATCTCGTTCTCCGTGAACGGGctgctctttcctcgttGCTTCCACGACGTCTGCACTGCAGAGTTTCatcccgccgtctcgctgttcaacggcgcctcggccgcgcTCAATCTCGGGCCGAACTTCCAGTTCCTCAGCCCCGCGGAGCGCCGCGTGTTCCG GCCGGCGTGCGAGATGGGCGTCTCGATGTATCCGCTGAAAGTGGATTTGGTCAAGTTCTGGCTGCTCTCGTCCCAGTCGGAAATCGTCGTCGACCAGGAGTACCAGTGTACGTACCGCCGGCAGCGCACCCTCGCAGAGGTGGACGGGGACTGGGACCGAGCGCGGACCTTCGCGCGAATGGCGGCGACCTCGGGCCGCCTCGAATTCTCGactcgagaggagagaagagaggagaaaacagaggcgagaagggaggagggaaaggaggagaaaaagcagacgGAAGTGAACGGCGAGCAGGCTCTGGCCACAACCGTGGACGTGGAAATCGCAAACGACGCGACCCGTCGACACGTAGCAGACGGGCTTGGACGCGTCACTTCGCACGCGGAAACTGAGCGAcagccgagagaaggaaacgcgggagaTCGGAACGCGTcgagggcgcatgcagacgcgtctcgcgtttctgcctcgaTCGCTCCGTCTTCAGACGACGTCTCGTCTCCaatctcgctctctttccaaTCGTCCAACGCTGCCTCCGCGCCctcctccccttccctcgcctccccaccctccactctctcttcaccCTCCGGCCTCCTGTCATCCTAG